The following are encoded in a window of Haloarcula laminariae genomic DNA:
- a CDS encoding conditioned medium-induced protein 4, whose translation MDEKTEHLRDIFMDVSDEGSVTESQTAGRGSLTDADEATVRARLGETVARMRERYEFRTDLDDEALVTLVREFYGGSSDGAMADELGVDEAAVVEARLDLHLLREADDDVTFDAAAFRKRVVEGDATDDDLAAAFDTDAETAARYRRVVEAQQAARQVSRRFTSAFEDALAEAGLATQLTAATRETGLDEATEDIDSLDSDADVSM comes from the coding sequence ATGGACGAGAAAACCGAGCACCTCCGAGATATCTTCATGGACGTCTCCGACGAGGGGTCGGTGACGGAGTCACAGACGGCCGGACGGGGGTCGCTGACCGACGCCGACGAGGCGACGGTCAGGGCGCGGCTGGGCGAGACCGTCGCGCGGATGCGCGAGCGCTACGAGTTCCGGACCGACCTCGACGACGAAGCGCTGGTCACGCTGGTCCGGGAGTTCTACGGCGGCAGCAGCGACGGGGCGATGGCCGACGAACTCGGCGTCGACGAGGCGGCCGTCGTTGAGGCCCGGCTGGACTTGCATCTCCTTCGGGAAGCCGACGACGACGTCACCTTCGACGCGGCCGCGTTCCGGAAACGCGTCGTCGAGGGAGACGCGACCGACGACGACCTGGCCGCGGCGTTCGACACCGACGCCGAGACTGCCGCCCGCTATCGCCGCGTGGTCGAGGCCCAGCAGGCCGCTCGGCAGGTGAGCCGGCGCTTTACCAGCGCGTTCGAGGACGCGCTGGCCGAGGCGGGCCTGGCCACGCAGCTGACCGCAGCCACCCGGGAGACGGGGCTGGACGAGGCCACCGAGGACATCGACTCGCTCGACTCCGACGCCGACGTGTCGATGTGA
- a CDS encoding CRISPR-associated protein Cas4, producing the protein MADHTFRELETAAYCPRKLYYRRRDGAPDVPAEVERIRRLAREYERLLTDDAALLAAPVEPDPATVRERLRAARDRLDEWDGLADPAETDVYLGGKDARGVAHKLVETDSGTVPSLVFTGRPPEQGIWEPQSVRLVAAAKALSWERERAVERAIAEYPAYGVVRAVEVTARRSGQYRRALRVAESIDGPPSRADSDAKCDPCEFRESCGVTTRSLRSLL; encoded by the coding sequence ATGGCCGACCACACCTTCCGCGAGCTGGAGACAGCGGCCTACTGCCCGCGAAAACTCTACTACCGCCGCCGGGACGGGGCGCCCGACGTGCCGGCGGAGGTCGAACGAATCAGACGGCTGGCCCGCGAGTACGAGCGCCTGCTGACCGACGACGCGGCGCTACTCGCGGCGCCCGTCGAGCCCGACCCCGCCACCGTCCGCGAGCGGTTGCGGGCGGCGCGGGACCGCCTCGACGAGTGGGACGGGCTGGCCGACCCCGCCGAGACGGACGTCTACCTCGGGGGCAAGGACGCCCGCGGCGTCGCTCACAAGCTCGTCGAGACCGACAGCGGGACCGTCCCCTCGCTGGTCTTCACCGGCCGTCCGCCCGAACAGGGCATCTGGGAACCCCAGAGCGTGCGGCTGGTCGCCGCCGCGAAGGCGCTGTCCTGGGAGCGCGAGCGGGCGGTCGAGCGGGCCATCGCCGAGTACCCGGCCTACGGCGTCGTTCGAGCGGTGGAGGTGACGGCGAGGCGAAGCGGGCAGTACCGGCGGGCCCTGCGGGTCGCCGAGAGCATCGACGGCCCACCCAGCAGAGCCGACAGCGACGCCAAATGTGACCCCTGTGAGTTCCGCGAGAGCTGCGGCGTCACCACGCGGTCCCTGCGGTCGCTCCTCTAG
- a CDS encoding L-threonylcarbamoyladenylate synthase, translating into MTDAVDPAAFDAAADIDDAAAAIRDGELVVYPTETVYGLAADATDPDAVERVFEAKGRDRDEPVSLAVPDVASALDYVDPTDREERFMRTFLPGPVTVVTEARASVPDALTAGAPRVGVRVPDHLVALALLEAVAPLTATSANVSGQPSATTVGELDAITEMAAVVLDGGETGGTGSTVVDVEADTIHRRGAEADAVEQWLADH; encoded by the coding sequence CTGACGGACGCCGTCGACCCGGCCGCGTTCGACGCGGCCGCGGACATCGACGACGCGGCGGCGGCCATCCGCGACGGCGAGCTCGTGGTCTACCCGACCGAGACGGTGTACGGGCTGGCCGCCGACGCGACCGACCCCGACGCCGTCGAGCGGGTGTTTGAGGCGAAAGGCCGGGACCGCGACGAGCCCGTCTCGCTCGCGGTGCCGGACGTGGCGAGCGCGCTCGACTACGTCGACCCGACCGACCGCGAGGAGCGGTTCATGCGCACGTTCCTCCCCGGGCCGGTCACCGTCGTCACCGAGGCCCGCGCGTCGGTGCCCGACGCGCTGACCGCCGGCGCCCCCCGCGTCGGCGTCCGCGTCCCCGACCACCTCGTGGCGCTTGCGCTGCTGGAAGCGGTCGCGCCCCTGACCGCGACCAGCGCGAACGTCAGCGGACAGCCAAGCGCCACCACCGTCGGCGAGCTGGACGCCATCACCGAGATGGCGGCTGTGGTCCTCGACGGCGGCGAGACCGGCGGAACCGGCTCGACCGTCGTCGACGTCGAGGCGGACACGATTCACCGCCGGGGAGCCGAGGCCGACGCCGTCGAGCAGTGGCTGGCCGACCACTAG
- a CDS encoding redoxin domain-containing protein has product MAEFDFDVVELGPADHPEEGEQAPDFTRPLVNDEYWADTSLSAVCAESDDPVLVLFHPMDGAFPATYLWNEVRDRAWHEDATVVGVSISTPYAHKDLLEERGVAGQARLFSDPKNGVAEAYGIDMDIDGMEGLAEPRPAVFLLDSDRTVEYAWVGEEWPAFPDYDAVEAQL; this is encoded by the coding sequence ATGGCCGAATTCGACTTCGACGTGGTGGAACTGGGGCCGGCCGACCACCCCGAGGAGGGCGAACAGGCGCCCGACTTCACCCGCCCGCTGGTCAACGACGAGTACTGGGCTGACACCTCGCTCTCGGCGGTCTGTGCCGAGAGCGACGACCCCGTTCTCGTCCTCTTTCACCCGATGGACGGGGCGTTCCCGGCGACGTACCTCTGGAACGAGGTCCGGGACCGGGCGTGGCACGAGGACGCCACCGTCGTCGGCGTCTCCATCTCGACGCCCTACGCCCACAAGGACCTGCTCGAGGAACGCGGCGTCGCTGGGCAGGCCCGGCTGTTCTCCGACCCGAAAAACGGAGTCGCCGAGGCCTACGGCATCGACATGGACATCGACGGGATGGAGGGCCTCGCCGAGCCCCGGCCCGCCGTCTTCCTCCTCGACTCGGACCGCACAGTCGAGTACGCGTGGGTGGGCGAGGAGTGGCCCGCCTTCCCCGACTACGACGCCGTCGAAGCGCAGCTGTGA
- a CDS encoding glutaredoxin family protein: protein MSDITLYRLQACPFCERVVRTLDDLGLSYRSRFIEPMHSERDAVKRLTGKRTVPAIVDESTGVTMSESANIVAYLERTYGQAEEGVA, encoded by the coding sequence ATGAGCGACATCACACTCTACCGGCTGCAGGCCTGTCCGTTCTGTGAGCGGGTGGTCCGGACGCTCGACGACCTCGGGCTCTCCTACCGGTCGCGGTTCATCGAACCGATGCACTCCGAGCGCGACGCGGTCAAGCGGCTCACCGGTAAGCGGACCGTTCCCGCTATCGTCGACGAATCCACGGGCGTGACGATGAGCGAGAGCGCCAACATCGTCGCGTATCTGGAGCGGACGTACGGACAGGCCGAGGAGGGGGTCGCCTGA
- a CDS encoding hemolysin family protein produces MASPTAVTLSAVPLQTFDVVGVAVPESAVLVGGIVTILLLIVLSAFFSSSEIAMFSLPAHRTEALVEDGVPGARTLKALKSDPHRLLVTILVGNNLVNIAMSSIATGLLGFYLSRGQAVLAATFGVTAIVLLFGESAPKSYAVENTESWALRISKPLQVSEKVLLPLILFFDYLTRVVNKITGGRSAIETSYVTREEIQDIIETGEREGVLDEEEREMLQRTLRFNDTIAKEVMTPRLDMTAVAKDDSIREALETAIQSGHARLPVYEGSLDNVIGVVHIRDLVRDLDYGETFAEDIVLEDLIEPTLHVPESKNVDDLLTEMRAERLHMVIVIDEFGTTEGLVTMEDLTEEIVGEILEGEEEEPIEYIGDDTVTVKGEVNIEEVNEALELELPEGEEFETIAGFIFNRAGRLVEEGETITFEGVEIRIEQVENTRIMKARIVKLDSEEGTEEAQVE; encoded by the coding sequence ATGGCCTCACCCACGGCGGTCACGTTGTCAGCGGTGCCGCTCCAGACGTTCGACGTCGTCGGCGTCGCCGTTCCCGAAAGCGCCGTCCTCGTCGGCGGCATCGTCACCATACTCCTTCTCATCGTCCTGTCGGCGTTTTTCTCCTCCTCGGAGATAGCGATGTTCTCCCTGCCGGCCCACCGGACCGAGGCGCTTGTCGAGGACGGCGTCCCCGGCGCACGCACGCTCAAGGCGCTCAAATCCGACCCGCACCGTCTCCTCGTGACGATTCTCGTCGGGAACAACCTCGTCAACATCGCGATGTCCTCCATCGCGACGGGGCTGCTCGGCTTTTACCTCTCGCGGGGGCAGGCCGTGCTCGCGGCGACCTTCGGCGTCACCGCCATCGTCCTGCTGTTCGGCGAGAGCGCCCCCAAGAGCTACGCCGTCGAGAACACCGAGTCGTGGGCGCTTCGCATCTCGAAGCCGCTGCAGGTCTCGGAGAAGGTCCTGCTCCCGCTCATCCTCTTTTTCGACTACCTGACCCGCGTCGTCAACAAGATAACCGGCGGCCGGTCGGCCATCGAGACCTCCTACGTCACCCGCGAGGAGATACAGGACATCATCGAGACGGGCGAGCGGGAGGGCGTCCTGGACGAGGAGGAACGGGAGATGCTCCAGCGCACGCTCCGGTTCAACGACACCATCGCCAAGGAGGTGATGACCCCGCGCCTGGACATGACCGCCGTCGCCAAGGACGACTCCATCCGTGAGGCCCTCGAAACGGCCATCCAGAGCGGCCACGCCCGCCTGCCCGTCTACGAGGGGAGCCTGGACAACGTCATCGGCGTCGTCCACATCCGCGACCTCGTCCGGGACTTAGACTACGGGGAGACGTTCGCCGAGGACATCGTCCTCGAAGACCTCATCGAACCCACCCTCCACGTCCCCGAGTCGAAGAACGTCGACGACCTGCTGACCGAGATGCGGGCCGAACGCCTGCATATGGTCATCGTCATCGACGAGTTCGGCACCACGGAGGGGCTGGTGACGATGGAGGACCTCACCGAGGAGATCGTCGGCGAGATACTCGAAGGCGAGGAGGAAGAGCCGATCGAGTACATCGGCGACGACACGGTCACGGTCAAAGGCGAGGTCAACATCGAGGAGGTCAACGAGGCGCTGGAGCTTGAGCTCCCCGAGGGCGAGGAGTTCGAGACCATCGCCGGCTTCATCTTCAACCGCGCCGGCCGGCTCGTCGAGGAGGGCGAGACCATCACCTTCGAGGGCGTCGAGATACGCATCGAGCAGGTCGAGAACACCCGCATCATGAAGGCCCGCATCGTCAAGCTCGATTCCGAGGAAGGGACAGAGGAAGCCCAGGTCGAGTAG
- a CDS encoding inorganic phosphate transporter — protein sequence MVATSVLVTLIVASAASLFMAWAIGAGSSGSTPFAPAVGANAISVMRAGFLVGILGLAGAVLQGANVTETVGGGLVLFPDGGGLSAIAAIVALVTAALLVAFGIFTGYPIATAFTVTGAVVGVGLAMGGQPATAKYVEIVSLWVAVPFVGGGIAYATASLLRNESVPEDVVVPLLGALVAALLANVRFVLLAPGSAQASVARAVGRTLGTPILPTIAAVTLLAALLGGGLLYRDVQADTAAGQRHFLLVLGGLVAFSAGGSQVGLALGPLLPLLDTGPASVIPITGVLLFGGLGLLIGSWTGAPRMIKAIAQDYSSLGPRRSIAALIPSFLIAQTAVFFGLPVSFNEIIVSAIVGSGAAAGDGEVSRGKMGKTVLAWLGSLVLAFALSYGVFFAVDSVV from the coding sequence ATGGTAGCGACGAGCGTACTAGTGACGCTGATCGTGGCGTCGGCGGCGAGCCTGTTCATGGCCTGGGCTATCGGGGCGGGCTCCTCCGGCTCGACACCCTTCGCGCCGGCGGTCGGCGCCAACGCGATATCCGTGATGCGGGCCGGCTTTCTGGTCGGTATCCTCGGGCTGGCCGGCGCGGTGTTACAGGGTGCGAACGTCACCGAGACCGTCGGCGGCGGCCTCGTCCTCTTCCCGGACGGCGGCGGGCTCTCCGCGATAGCGGCCATCGTCGCGCTCGTGACCGCGGCGCTGCTGGTGGCCTTCGGCATCTTCACCGGCTACCCCATCGCGACGGCCTTTACCGTCACCGGCGCCGTCGTCGGCGTCGGGCTGGCGATGGGCGGCCAGCCGGCGACGGCCAAGTACGTCGAAATCGTCTCGCTGTGGGTCGCGGTCCCCTTCGTCGGCGGCGGCATCGCCTACGCGACGGCCTCGCTGTTGCGCAACGAGTCCGTCCCCGAAGACGTGGTGGTCCCACTGCTGGGAGCGCTCGTCGCCGCGCTGCTCGCGAACGTCCGCTTCGTCCTGCTCGCGCCGGGCTCCGCGCAGGCCTCCGTCGCGCGAGCGGTCGGCCGGACGCTCGGGACGCCGATACTACCGACGATAGCCGCCGTCACGCTCCTGGCGGCGCTGCTCGGCGGAGGCCTGCTCTACCGAGATGTTCAAGCCGACACCGCGGCCGGCCAGCGGCACTTCCTGCTCGTACTCGGCGGCCTGGTCGCGTTCTCCGCGGGCGGGAGCCAGGTCGGGCTCGCGCTGGGCCCGCTGCTCCCGCTGCTGGACACCGGGCCGGCGTCGGTCATCCCCATCACCGGCGTCCTGCTGTTCGGCGGGCTCGGCCTGCTCATCGGCTCCTGGACCGGCGCCCCGCGGATGATAAAGGCCATCGCCCAGGACTACTCCTCGCTCGGCCCCCGGCGCTCTATCGCCGCGCTCATCCCGAGTTTCCTCATCGCCCAGACGGCGGTGTTTTTCGGGCTGCCGGTCTCCTTCAACGAGATAATCGTCTCGGCCATCGTCGGCTCCGGCGCCGCGGCCGGCGACGGCGAGGTCAGCCGCGGGAAGATGGGCAAGACGGTGCTGGCGTGGCTCGGCTCGCTCGTCCTCGCGTTCGCGCTCTCGTACGGCGTCTTCTTCGCCGTCGATTCGGTCGTCTGA
- a CDS encoding inorganic phosphate transporter — MVELLTVVGIAVAVFVGFNIGGSSTGVAFGPAVGSRLVRKTTAGALFVGFGFLGAWTVGRNVIATMSSSIVPATQFTPIASVAVLFFTGASLLVSNLYGVPASTSMTAVGAIVGLGLASGTLNQALMFVIVSAWIVAPLVCLVIGVVVGRYLYPYLDRYIAFTTFRLHFIQLDRSGVVPRPYVNRNASLQDTIGSLSVVVIGCYMAFSAGASNAANAVAPLVGTGGSLTVDQGVLLAVAAFGLGSFTIARRTLETVGDDITELPILASLIVSVVGGTVITVLSYFGIPASLAVSTTSTIIGLGWGRASRAATLAELAKPAPEGPSLDVTTGALVTSRAEDAPAGPTIGDIARHEQPAEKPDETPAVPDVGAEGPADLDERSLFDPAAAKRIVLMWVLTPSLAIVASYPVFVFLL, encoded by the coding sequence ATGGTAGAACTTCTGACCGTCGTCGGTATCGCCGTCGCTGTGTTTGTCGGGTTCAACATCGGCGGGTCATCGACGGGCGTCGCGTTCGGTCCGGCCGTCGGCTCACGCCTCGTTCGGAAGACGACTGCGGGCGCCCTGTTCGTTGGCTTTGGCTTTCTCGGAGCGTGGACCGTCGGCCGGAACGTCATCGCGACGATGAGCAGCAGTATCGTGCCGGCGACGCAGTTCACGCCCATCGCAAGCGTCGCCGTTCTGTTTTTCACCGGCGCGTCGCTGCTGGTGTCGAATCTTTACGGCGTCCCCGCCTCGACCTCGATGACCGCTGTTGGCGCCATCGTCGGACTCGGGCTGGCCTCGGGCACTCTCAATCAGGCGCTGATGTTCGTCATCGTCTCGGCCTGGATCGTCGCCCCGCTGGTGTGTCTGGTCATCGGGGTCGTGGTCGGCCGCTATCTGTACCCGTATCTCGACCGCTATATCGCGTTCACGACGTTCAGGCTCCACTTCATCCAGCTCGACCGGTCGGGCGTCGTTCCCCGGCCGTACGTAAACCGGAACGCGTCGCTGCAGGATACAATCGGCTCCCTATCGGTGGTCGTCATCGGCTGTTATATGGCGTTTTCGGCGGGGGCGTCGAACGCGGCAAACGCCGTCGCCCCACTGGTCGGTACGGGAGGGTCGCTCACCGTCGACCAGGGCGTCCTGCTCGCGGTGGCGGCCTTCGGGCTGGGGAGTTTCACAATCGCCCGGCGCACGCTGGAGACGGTCGGGGACGATATCACGGAGCTGCCGATTCTCGCGTCGCTGATAGTCTCCGTGGTCGGTGGGACGGTCATCACAGTGCTCTCGTACTTCGGAATTCCAGCGAGTCTGGCAGTCAGTACGACATCGACAATCATCGGGCTCGGCTGGGGCCGGGCGAGCCGTGCGGCGACACTGGCCGAGCTAGCGAAACCAGCGCCTGAGGGGCCGAGTCTGGACGTGACGACCGGCGCGCTAGTCACGTCGCGGGCCGAGGACGCCCCCGCCGGGCCGACGATCGGGGATATCGCCCGACACGAGCAACCGGCCGAGAAGCCAGACGAGACGCCGGCGGTCCCGGATGTCGGCGCGGAGGGGCCGGCAGACCTCGACGAGCGGAGCCTCTTCGACCCGGCGGCGGCCAAGCGTATCGTGCTGATGTGGGTGTTGACGCCGTCGCTGGCGATCGTCGCCTCGTATCCGGTGTTTGTGTTCTTGCTGTGA